The following nucleotide sequence is from Oceanispirochaeta sp. M1.
AATAAAACATATTCAGATTACATCCTTTGTGAGTCCTAAAGCAATCCCTCAGATGAGAGAAGCCAGGGAGCTGACAGAATACTGTCTTGCAAATCATAAGGATGCTGATTTTTTTGCACTTGTTCCCAATCTGCGGGGTGCCGCTGCTGCCTGGGACGCAGGTCTCAGAAAAGTTTCCTATGTCGTTTCCCTGAGTGAGAGTCACAATAAGGCAAACATCAGACGATCCCATGATGAATCATTTGCAGAATTTGAAAAGATTATTTCTGAGTATCCAGAGCTGGATATCTGTCTAGATCTGGCAACCACCTTTGCCTGTCCTTTTGAGGGTATGAAAACTGCAGAAGATGTACTGCCCTTTCTCAAACCCTATGTTGAGAGCGGCATCAGGACAGTTAATCTCTGCGACACTATCGGTATGGCCAATCCGGCTCAGGTAAGAACAATTATCAAGGCTGTTAAGGAAGAATACCCTTCGCTGGATTTGCTGGTTCATATTCATGATACCCGTAATATGGGAATGGTAAATACTCTGGCTGCCATCGAGTGTGGTGTAGATAAGGTTCAATCCACTCTGGGAGGACTGGGGGGCTGCCCCTTTGCACCGGGAGCTTCAGGGAATCTTGCTACAGAGGATCTGGTTCATATGCTTTGTGAAATGGGCTATGAGATGAATATAGATGTACAGAAAATGATAGAGCTTGCTAAATTCCAGGCAGGGGCAATCCCTGATGGTCAGTTCAGCGGGCATCTTTATACAATTAGTAAGGAGTAAATCGGAATGTTAGAAGATTATACGATTGAAGAAATCCAGCAGAAAACTGTGGAGATGCGGCGTGATGTAATTGAGATGGGGTATGCTGCCCGGGGCCGGGGAGCTCATTTTGGTCCTGCCATGTCCAGTATAGAAATTATAGCCAGCCTTTTTTTCAAGGTGATGAACCATGACCCTGAAAATCCGGAAATGCCCGAGCGTGACCGTTTTGTTCAAAGTAAGGGACATGCCTGTCTCTCCTATTATGCGGGCCTTATCGAGGCAACTTATATTCCGAAAGATGATATGTATACCTTCAAGGGTGACGGCAGTTATCTGTCAGGTCATCCCAGTCGAAATCTGAAACACGGGATCGAAGTTTCTTCAGGAAGCCTTGGGAATGGATTTTCCGTAGCCTGTGGAATGGCTAAGGCAGCCAAAATCCAGAAAAAAGATCATAAGGTTTACTGCCTTGTGGGTGACGGCGAGTGCAATGAAGGAATTATCTGGGAAGCGGCTATGAATGCCAGAAAGAATAAGCTGGATAATCTCGTGGCCATCGTCGACAGGAATGGTGTTCAGCTCGCAGGTAAAACCAGTGACATCATGGATGTGGATCTGATCTCTCTCTGGAAGGCTGTAGGATGGGAAGTTCTGGTTGTTGAAGAAGGCAACGATGTTGCCTCAATGATTGCCGCCCTAAAGCAGATGAAGGATTCGAAGAACGGAAAACCTCATGTGATTATTGCCAATACAATAAAGGGGAAAGGTATTTCCTATATGGAAGGCAGCCTGAACTGGCATGCCTGTTCTATGAACCAGGAGCATTACGAACTAGCTGTTTCCGAGCTGGCAGACGCATAGCTTCGATGACCCCTCAGGGGAGTGGGGCCGAGAGACGGCCCTTCATAAATTAACCGCCGGTGCTGAGATGCAGCCCGGTCAGATAGGAGACATAGAATGAGCAAATTGCCTTTAGATAAACTTCAGGAATGGTCAAACGCAGGACATCGGACAGT
It contains:
- a CDS encoding hydroxymethylglutaryl-CoA lyase — encoded protein: MNKIEIHEVGPRDGFQNVKEYIPLETRIHIIEGLLRAGIKHIQITSFVSPKAIPQMREARELTEYCLANHKDADFFALVPNLRGAAAAWDAGLRKVSYVVSLSESHNKANIRRSHDESFAEFEKIISEYPELDICLDLATTFACPFEGMKTAEDVLPFLKPYVESGIRTVNLCDTIGMANPAQVRTIIKAVKEEYPSLDLLVHIHDTRNMGMVNTLAAIECGVDKVQSTLGGLGGCPFAPGASGNLATEDLVHMLCEMGYEMNIDVQKMIELAKFQAGAIPDGQFSGHLYTISKE
- a CDS encoding transketolase; the protein is MLEDYTIEEIQQKTVEMRRDVIEMGYAARGRGAHFGPAMSSIEIIASLFFKVMNHDPENPEMPERDRFVQSKGHACLSYYAGLIEATYIPKDDMYTFKGDGSYLSGHPSRNLKHGIEVSSGSLGNGFSVACGMAKAAKIQKKDHKVYCLVGDGECNEGIIWEAAMNARKNKLDNLVAIVDRNGVQLAGKTSDIMDVDLISLWKAVGWEVLVVEEGNDVASMIAALKQMKDSKNGKPHVIIANTIKGKGISYMEGSLNWHACSMNQEHYELAVSELADA